The nucleotide sequence AAGATCGCTCTTAGAAGTTTTTCCTCTGGAGAAAGCTGAGTTTCACCTTTTGGAGTCACTTTACCAACCAGGATGAAGCCAGGGCGAACTTCCGCACCGATGCGGATGATACCAGAGCTGTCCAGGTCTTTAAGCGCTTCTTCGCCGACGTTGGCGATATCGCGAGTGATCTCTTCTTTACCCAATTTCGTGTCACGAGCCACGCACTCGAATTCTTCGATGTGGATGGAAGTGTAAACGTCGTCTTTCAACAGACGCTCGGAGATCAAGATGGAATCCTCGAAGTTGTAACCTTGCCATGGGGTGAACGCCACAAGGATGTTCTGACCCAATGCCAATTCACCAAGTTCAGTGGAAGGACCGTCAGCGATGATGTCGCCTTTGGAAATCTTGTCACCAACAGTTACGATTGGTTTTTGGTTGAAGCAGGTATTTTGATTCGTACGCTGATACTTCGTCAGATTGTAGATGTCCACGTTCGCACCCAGCTCGCCACCTTTAGCGAAACGACGGATAACGATACGGGAAGCATCCACTTCCTCAACGATACCATCGTTTTGAGCAACGATGGAGGTACCGGAGTCACGAGCAACCAAACGCTCTACGCCCGTACCAACAAGTGGTGCGCGAGAACGAAGCAGTGGAACCGCTTGACGTTGCATGTTCGATCCCATCAAGGCACGGTTGGCGTCATCGTGTTCCAGGAATGGAATCAGGGAAGCTGCGATGGAAACCAACTGAGATGGAGAAACGTCCATCAAAGCAACTTTGTCTTTATCAACGATCTCGTACTCACCGTCACGACGAGTGATGGTAGTTGCAGTCTGGATGGCTTTGTTGCCAGCTTCGTCACGAGCCGCCGGAGCGATGTGGTGACCAGCTTCTTCCAATGCAGAAAGATAGTTGATGTCCTTGGAAACCTGACCAGCATCAACTTTACGGTATGGAGTCTCGATGAAACCATAGTTGTTGATACGAGCGTAAGTTGCCAAAGAGGCGATCAAACCGATGTTTGGACCCTCTGGAGTTTCGATAGGACAGATACGTCCGTAGTGCGTAGGGTGTACGTCACGTACTTCGAAACCAGCGCGGTCACGAGTCAAACCACCAGGTCCAAGAGCAGACAAACGACGTTTGTGCGTGATCTCAGAAAGTGGATTCGTCTGATCCATGAACTGTGACAACTGAGAAGAACCGAAGAATTCTTTAACTACGGCGTTCACAGGTTTCGCGTTCACAAGATCGTGAGGCATCATTGTTTCAACGTCCTGAAGGGACATACGTTCACGGATAGCGCGCTCCATACGAACCAAACCGATACGGTATTGGTTTTCCAGAAGCTCACCCACGGAACGAACACGACGGTTACCCAAGTGATCGATATCGTCGATAACACCACGACCATTTTTCAGATCGATCAAAGTTTTGATGGTGCTCAGGATATCCTTGTGAGTCAGTGTTCTGTGAGACGGCGGACACTCGTCCATAGAGATACCGAATCTGTGATTGATCTTGATACGACCAACTTCAGAAAGGTCATAAGTCTCTGGATCGAAGAACAAACGGCCGAAGAATGTCGTAGCCGCTTCCAAAGTTGGAGGCTCACCAGGACGAAGACGTTTGTAGATCTCAACCAAAGATTCTTCTTTGTTGGAGACTTTATCAACCAACAGGGTGTTGCGCAGGTAAGGACCCACAGTCAAACCGTCGAAGAAGATCATGAAGAAGCTTTCGATGCCAGCTTCGATGGAACGCTTGATGATAGCAGCGTTCAGCTCAGCATTCGCATCAGCGATGATCTCACCAGTGGATTCATCGATCAGTGGCTTCGCAAGAACTTTGCCTTCCAGATCTTCCGGAAGAACATCAAGCTCTGTGATATCAAGATCTTTGATTTTTTTAACGATCGCACGAGTGATACGACGACCCGCTTTAACCAGCGCTTCGCCGGATTTTGGATCAACGATATCAGTCAATGCTCTTTGACCGGACATACGCTCAATGTCCAATTTACGGAAGAGCTTGCCGCCCTTAACGTAAACTTCATCAAGATCGTAGAAGTATTCCAGCAATTGCTCAGAGTTGTAACCCAAAGCCTTAAGAAGGATTGTAACTGGGAACTTACGACGACGGTCGATACGTACGTGGATAAGATCTTTTTGGTCAAACTCAGCATCCAACCATGAACCACGATAAGGGATCACACGTGCAGAGTAGATCAGTTTACCGGAAGCATTGTTTTTACCACCGTCGTGATCGAAGAACACGCCCGGAGATCTGTGCAACTGGGAAACAACAACGCGCTCAGTACCGTTGATGATGAAGGAACCGTTGGCAGTCATCAGAGGGATTTCGCCCAGATAAACTTCCTGTTCTTTCACGTCACGGATGCTGCGTGCTTCAGTTTCTTCATCAACATCGAAAACGATCAGACGAAGAGTCACCTTGATTGGCGCAGCGAAAGTCATACCACGCTGACGGCACTCGTCCACGTCGTACTTAGCTGGCTCCAGAGTGTAAGATACAAACTCAAGGCTTGCTGTATTGTTGAAATCTGTGATTGGGAAAACAGATTTGAAAACGCCATTAAGACCAGCATCGCCGCGACGATCTGGATCCATATCTTTTTGAATGAAAGCTTCGTAAGAAGATTTCTGCAACTCAATCAGATTTGGAATATCAATGACTTGCTTATTTTTCGCGAATGACTTTCTAACTCGAATGTTAGAAGCCGTAACTGGAGTTTTTTCCAATGTACTCTCCGTGATAAGAAAATCGGACATTCGCTTCGGGGGGAATGTTCCAAGGCCCACATTAAATAAAAACGCAAGTATCTCAAACTACCCTAAGTTTTCAATAAAGCAAGTGATTCTGAAGGTTTTTGGTGCCTTTCCAAAAACTTCAGACACTCCA is from Bdellovibrio bacteriovorus str. Tiberius and encodes:
- the rpoB gene encoding DNA-directed RNA polymerase subunit beta; the protein is MSDFLITESTLEKTPVTASNIRVRKSFAKNKQVIDIPNLIELQKSSYEAFIQKDMDPDRRGDAGLNGVFKSVFPITDFNNTASLEFVSYTLEPAKYDVDECRQRGMTFAAPIKVTLRLIVFDVDEETEARSIRDVKEQEVYLGEIPLMTANGSFIINGTERVVVSQLHRSPGVFFDHDGGKNNASGKLIYSARVIPYRGSWLDAEFDQKDLIHVRIDRRRKFPVTILLKALGYNSEQLLEYFYDLDEVYVKGGKLFRKLDIERMSGQRALTDIVDPKSGEALVKAGRRITRAIVKKIKDLDITELDVLPEDLEGKVLAKPLIDESTGEIIADANAELNAAIIKRSIEAGIESFFMIFFDGLTVGPYLRNTLLVDKVSNKEESLVEIYKRLRPGEPPTLEAATTFFGRLFFDPETYDLSEVGRIKINHRFGISMDECPPSHRTLTHKDILSTIKTLIDLKNGRGVIDDIDHLGNRRVRSVGELLENQYRIGLVRMERAIRERMSLQDVETMMPHDLVNAKPVNAVVKEFFGSSQLSQFMDQTNPLSEITHKRRLSALGPGGLTRDRAGFEVRDVHPTHYGRICPIETPEGPNIGLIASLATYARINNYGFIETPYRKVDAGQVSKDINYLSALEEAGHHIAPAARDEAGNKAIQTATTITRRDGEYEIVDKDKVALMDVSPSQLVSIAASLIPFLEHDDANRALMGSNMQRQAVPLLRSRAPLVGTGVERLVARDSGTSIVAQNDGIVEEVDASRIVIRRFAKGGELGANVDIYNLTKYQRTNQNTCFNQKPIVTVGDKISKGDIIADGPSTELGELALGQNILVAFTPWQGYNFEDSILISERLLKDDVYTSIHIEEFECVARDTKLGKEEITRDIANVGEEALKDLDSSGIIRIGAEVRPGFILVGKVTPKGETQLSPEEKLLRAIFGEKAGDVRDTSLRAPSGVYGTVIDAQVYSREGADRDERLSLIIEEKKRKLEKDLAVEQNVIKNNAISKLRDILVGKTTTGVLLNEDGSQKLLNKGQDITEADLETVPFELLNYIPLEQDLEFQVNKIIDNARNQLDAVKLVFNEKIDRLRKGDELPPGVIKMVKVYVAIKRKMQVGDKFAGRHGNKGVVSKVLPAEDMPYLADGTPVDMVLNPLGVPSRMNIGQILEVHLGWAAHNLGKQLGAHLDKWNAENARTEMKDIFSDSDISAKLDKADDASLKSMVNRMKHGIHVGTPVFDGARESDVKGLLAKAQVPSSGKSVLFDGRTGEPFTNPVTVGIMYMLKLHHLVEEKIHARSIGPYSLVSQQPLGGKAQFGGQRLGEMEVWAIEAYGAAYSLQEFLTVKSDDVAGRTRMYESIVKGENILEPGLPESFNVLVKELQSLALNVELMESDILRDQDEDFGDEEVIEVEPVAPVASKDEPEQH